A region from the Chthoniobacterales bacterium genome encodes:
- the hisG gene encoding ATP phosphoribosyltransferase — translation MSASPNILKIGLPSGSLQEPTLDLFAKAGFHISVFKRNYKPSIDDPEIELRLLRAQEISRYVEHGYLDCGLTGRDWTEENGSDVEVICSLPYSKATAQPTRWVLAVPENSPYQSVKDLQGKRIATEAVGLTKKFLQAHGVEAEVEFSWGATEVKVPDLVDAIVDITETGSSLRANKLRIIENLTESFPQIIANHGAMEVAWKRGKLERIVLLLQGALNARDKVGLKMNIAENQLKNLLSALPSLRNPTVSHLAQSDWVAVETVIDEKVVREIIPQLKALGAEGIIEYPLNKLVY, via the coding sequence ATGTCTGCCTCGCCCAATATTCTCAAGATCGGTCTGCCGTCCGGCTCGCTCCAGGAGCCGACTTTGGATTTATTCGCGAAAGCCGGGTTCCATATTTCTGTCTTCAAGCGGAATTACAAGCCGAGCATCGACGATCCCGAGATCGAATTGCGACTCCTTCGCGCGCAGGAAATCAGCCGTTATGTCGAACACGGCTACCTCGATTGCGGTCTGACCGGCCGCGACTGGACCGAGGAAAACGGCTCCGATGTCGAGGTGATTTGCTCGCTGCCGTATAGCAAGGCGACCGCGCAGCCGACTCGCTGGGTACTGGCCGTGCCGGAGAACTCGCCGTATCAGAGCGTGAAAGATTTGCAGGGGAAACGCATCGCGACCGAGGCTGTCGGGCTGACGAAAAAATTTCTCCAAGCCCACGGCGTCGAGGCCGAGGTGGAGTTCAGTTGGGGCGCTACCGAGGTGAAAGTACCCGATCTGGTCGATGCGATCGTGGATATTACCGAGACTGGATCGTCGCTGCGGGCGAACAAATTGCGCATCATCGAGAACCTCACGGAGTCGTTTCCGCAGATTATTGCAAACCACGGCGCAATGGAAGTCGCCTGGAAGCGCGGCAAGCTGGAGCGGATCGTTTTGCTGCTGCAAGGAGCGCTCAACGCCCGCGACAAGGTGGGCTTGAAAATGAACATCGCGGAAAACCAGTTGAAAAACCTGCTTTCTGCCCTACCATCCCTTCGCAATCCGACGGTCTCGCATCTAGCGCAGTCCGACTGGGTCGCGGTGGAAACCGTGATCGACGAAAAAGTCGTCCGCGAGATTATTCCCCAGCTCAAAGCCTTGGGCGCGGAGGGAATCATCGAATATCCTCTCAACAAATTAGTGTATTAA
- a CDS encoding AURKAIP1/COX24 domain-containing protein codes for MGSLKKRRKSKIAKHKRRKRMKENRHKKRLRYKS; via the coding sequence ATGGGATCCCTGAAAAAAAGAAGAAAATCGAAAATCGCCAAACACAAGCGCCGCAAGCGGATGAAAGAAAACCGCCACAAGAAACGCCTGCGTTACAAATCGTAA
- a CDS encoding tetratricopeptide repeat protein yields MIRLIRRKNSPAISPAVRFHKRSSRSKILAAGLAFSGFSAFCGQALAIPAKPVPPAVKATGDARLSFEYELARPDLKLSEKGSRKADALANFVQGLIHEEDGNSEKALTAYERVLALDPTGVDAKLSVRLASEYIRRGDVPQGLTLLKNAIAAQPQEPLPYVTLAYLYFKELNKPDLALKYAHDAVTAAPYDLRTHQALFVVLDAAGDDEKTEKALDQAANIESQDADFWFGIGDLYLRLYGKERAEDQIDLLKLQKVTALYEKALALSPDDPSVQARVADYYGRIGDTKKAIPLYLRTVEENSGASDSLQADVRMKLARMYLSQGKRLEAIDMLQALVKLNPLLSEAYGTLGAIYVDAQNYEQALASFQQALLTGKTEPRNYMRVAQTAIQLKKFPLAIATLIDARARFGSPEFTTLLAICYSENGQGEEALAKFEEAISEASNYEGDAATLTPGFYLSYADAAQKAGHIEKTVELIRKSIELDPSKAHEGQNFLGYLWVDRGENLEAAGQLIRQALLAQPNNGAYLDSLGWYYYKTNRFDLALKQLLKAAENLEKDDPVVFEHIGDTYLKLGNKDQAVEYWQKALKLDEGNKILPAKIEANRKK; encoded by the coding sequence ATGATCCGGCTGATTCGGAGAAAAAACTCCCCCGCAATCAGTCCCGCAGTGCGCTTCCACAAACGCTCATCTCGCTCGAAAATTTTAGCCGCTGGACTCGCGTTCAGCGGCTTTTCGGCCTTCTGCGGCCAGGCGCTGGCCATTCCGGCCAAGCCCGTTCCGCCAGCGGTCAAGGCGACGGGTGACGCGCGACTTTCATTTGAATACGAACTGGCCCGGCCAGACCTGAAGCTCTCGGAAAAAGGCAGCCGCAAGGCCGATGCGCTCGCCAATTTCGTCCAGGGCCTGATTCACGAGGAGGACGGCAATAGTGAAAAGGCGCTCACCGCCTATGAGCGCGTGCTGGCGCTCGATCCGACCGGAGTCGATGCGAAACTCTCGGTGCGCCTCGCCAGCGAATACATCCGGCGCGGCGATGTGCCCCAAGGTTTGACGCTGCTGAAGAACGCGATTGCCGCCCAGCCGCAGGAGCCGCTGCCGTATGTGACGCTGGCGTATCTTTATTTCAAGGAGCTAAACAAACCCGATCTGGCCCTGAAATACGCCCACGACGCCGTGACCGCTGCGCCATACGACTTGCGGACGCATCAGGCGCTTTTTGTGGTGCTGGACGCGGCTGGCGACGATGAAAAAACCGAGAAAGCGCTCGATCAGGCGGCGAACATCGAGAGCCAGGACGCCGATTTCTGGTTTGGCATCGGCGACCTTTACCTGCGGCTTTATGGCAAAGAACGCGCGGAGGATCAGATCGATCTGCTCAAGCTGCAAAAAGTCACCGCGCTCTACGAGAAAGCCCTCGCGCTTTCGCCCGACGATCCTTCGGTGCAGGCGCGGGTGGCGGATTATTACGGGCGCATCGGCGACACGAAAAAAGCCATTCCGCTCTATCTCCGAACGGTGGAGGAAAACAGCGGCGCTTCCGATTCGTTGCAGGCGGACGTTCGCATGAAACTCGCCCGCATGTATCTGAGTCAGGGTAAGCGGCTCGAGGCAATCGACATGCTGCAGGCGCTGGTGAAACTCAATCCGCTGCTCTCCGAGGCCTACGGCACGCTGGGCGCGATCTATGTGGACGCGCAAAATTACGAGCAGGCGCTGGCCAGTTTCCAGCAGGCGCTCCTCACGGGAAAAACCGAGCCGCGGAATTACATGCGGGTGGCCCAGACCGCGATCCAACTCAAGAAATTTCCCCTCGCCATCGCGACTTTGATCGATGCGCGCGCGCGTTTCGGCTCGCCGGAATTCACCACGTTGCTGGCGATTTGCTACAGCGAGAATGGGCAGGGCGAGGAAGCGCTGGCGAAGTTTGAGGAGGCCATCTCCGAGGCGTCGAATTACGAGGGCGACGCTGCGACGCTGACGCCTGGTTTTTATCTGAGCTACGCCGACGCCGCGCAAAAAGCGGGGCACATCGAAAAGACGGTGGAACTCATTCGCAAGTCGATCGAACTCGATCCGTCGAAGGCGCACGAGGGGCAAAATTTCCTCGGCTACCTCTGGGTCGATCGTGGTGAAAACCTCGAAGCCGCTGGCCAGCTCATTCGCCAGGCATTGCTGGCGCAGCCGAACAACGGCGCTTATCTCGACAGCCTCGGCTGGTATTATTACAAGACGAACCGCTTCGATCTAGCGCTCAAGCAACTCCTCAAGGCTGCCGAAAATCTGGAGAAAGACGATCCCGTGGTCTTCGAGCACATCGGCGACACTTACCTGAAACTCGGCAACAAAGACCAGGCGGTCGAGTATTGGCAGAAAGCGCTCAAACTCGACGAGGGCAACAAAATTCTCCCCGCCAAGATCGAGGCGAACCGGAAAAAATAG
- the glgA gene encoding glycogen synthase GlgA, whose amino-acid sequence MKILMASSEMSSLARTGGLGDVLDSLPTALRLAGHEVSVVLPLYRNIRENPQLRLKETGVHFSVQVGEKTVEAGVVQTVAANGTQVFLVRRDEYFDRSGIYGTEGRDYGDNAERFIFFSKAVLELARRMQPAPDVIHVHDWQTALIPVLVREWALPFRTVLTIHNLAYQGSFWPYDFRFTNLPGDYFGAKGVEFFGSLNLLKAGILFADAVTTVSETYLHEIQTPASGCGLDAVIREQIGKFTGILNGADYAIWNPATDKLLPQTFSPEALAGKRVCRDALLSEMGLDPNPRGPVIGMITRLAEQKGFDILLPVLDRLLSDDVRLVILGEGDLAYEAELRYHMLKHRGRLAFRQEFDFKLSHLIEAGSDITLIPSRFEPCGLTAIYSLKYGTLPVAHAVGGLTQIVRDYDPVTDDGWGFLFQEYQAEALWDAIKRARFEFLDQTIWAELMQRAMQQDFSWKLTAAEYSALYEKLSAAS is encoded by the coding sequence ATGAAAATCCTCATGGCCTCCAGTGAAATGTCGTCGCTAGCCCGCACGGGCGGCCTCGGCGATGTGCTCGACTCGCTGCCGACCGCGCTGCGCCTGGCGGGTCACGAAGTCAGCGTCGTGCTGCCGCTCTACCGCAATATTCGCGAAAATCCGCAGCTTCGATTGAAGGAAACAGGCGTCCATTTCAGCGTGCAGGTCGGCGAGAAAACCGTGGAAGCCGGCGTGGTGCAAACCGTCGCGGCGAATGGCACACAAGTCTTTCTCGTGCGGCGCGATGAATACTTTGATCGCTCGGGCATTTACGGCACTGAGGGCCGCGATTATGGCGACAATGCGGAGCGCTTCATTTTCTTCAGCAAGGCCGTGCTCGAACTCGCCCGCCGGATGCAGCCCGCGCCCGATGTGATCCATGTTCACGACTGGCAGACGGCGCTGATCCCAGTGCTGGTGCGGGAATGGGCGCTGCCGTTTCGCACCGTTCTGACGATTCATAATCTGGCGTATCAGGGCAGTTTCTGGCCGTATGATTTCCGATTTACGAATCTGCCGGGCGATTATTTTGGAGCGAAAGGCGTGGAGTTTTTCGGGAGTTTGAACCTGCTGAAGGCGGGCATACTTTTCGCGGACGCTGTGACGACGGTGAGTGAAACCTATCTTCACGAAATCCAGACACCGGCCAGTGGCTGCGGGCTGGATGCTGTCATTCGCGAGCAAATTGGGAAATTTACCGGCATCCTCAATGGCGCCGATTACGCGATCTGGAACCCCGCAACCGACAAACTTCTGCCACAGACGTTCTCGCCCGAAGCCCTCGCTGGCAAACGCGTCTGCCGCGACGCGCTCCTGAGTGAAATGGGACTCGACCCCAACCCGCGCGGGCCGGTCATCGGCATGATCACGCGGCTGGCCGAGCAGAAAGGCTTCGATATTTTGCTGCCTGTTTTGGATCGATTGCTCTCAGACGATGTGCGTCTGGTCATCCTCGGTGAGGGCGATCTCGCGTACGAGGCGGAGTTGCGTTATCACATGCTGAAACATCGCGGCCGCCTCGCTTTCCGGCAGGAATTCGACTTCAAGCTCTCTCACCTGATCGAGGCCGGATCGGACATCACGTTGATTCCATCGCGCTTCGAGCCGTGCGGATTGACCGCGATTTACAGTCTGAAATACGGCACGCTGCCTGTGGCGCACGCCGTTGGCGGTCTCACCCAGATCGTGCGCGACTACGATCCCGTCACGGACGACGGCTGGGGTTTTCTCTTCCAGGAATATCAAGCCGAGGCGCTCTGGGACGCGATCAAGCGCGCGCGTTTCGAGTTCCTCGATCAGACGATTTGGGCCGAACTCATGCAGCGTGCGATGCAGCAGGATTTCTCCTGGAAATTAACCGCTGCGGAATACTCGGCGCTCTACGAGAAACTCTCCGCCGCCAGCTAG
- a CDS encoding tetratricopeptide repeat protein yields MRLLPRLVALIGLVCLCVFLFRLGKQIEAQETADHSKLFLVFGGALLSAVAAGIIVAVTFLPFIGEKLGNMIYGGSEDTVHDPFFMARECIEEGNFLEAISYYRQALAADPDDTAAIDGIANVQMKHLGDPAAAAELLIKELEKHWPIDEQAFLRCKLAEIYGRSGAMDQARQLLLENMEAWPGTAQARNAEHLLHELETT; encoded by the coding sequence ATGCGCCTCCTCCCGCGCCTCGTTGCTCTCATTGGACTGGTGTGTCTGTGTGTCTTTCTTTTCCGCCTCGGCAAACAAATTGAAGCTCAGGAAACTGCCGATCACAGCAAGCTGTTTCTGGTCTTTGGCGGCGCGCTGCTCTCAGCCGTCGCGGCGGGAATCATCGTCGCGGTCACTTTTTTGCCGTTCATCGGAGAGAAGCTTGGCAACATGATTTACGGCGGCTCCGAGGACACGGTGCACGACCCGTTTTTCATGGCCCGAGAATGCATCGAGGAAGGCAATTTTCTGGAGGCGATCAGCTACTACCGACAGGCGCTGGCGGCCGATCCCGACGACACCGCCGCCATCGATGGCATCGCCAATGTGCAGATGAAACATCTCGGTGACCCGGCAGCCGCGGCGGAGTTGCTCATCAAGGAATTGGAGAAACACTGGCCCATCGATGAACAGGCGTTTCTCCGCTGCAAACTGGCCGAAATCTACGGTCGCAGCGGCGCGATGGATCAGGCCCGCCAGCTTCTGCTCGAAAACATGGAAGCCTGGCCCGGCACGGCGCAGGCCCGCAACGCCGAGCATCTCCTGCACGAGTTGGAAACTACTTAA
- a CDS encoding glycosyltransferase translates to MNWVWLVLIGVGYDWMTLMWLKRWLVPLKGGAPSVPVTIFRPLKRGVPEIGMKLRSFLQAVQPDDQILIAVYEDDILTKNEARAALADFPLLDVQIISCRSDAALNPKINKLLQLAPLARCDHWIVLDSEFLDAATFLPQFRFEWNSLQFPVLSAPYRFRKLTLSTAPVLHTLLPGLAVLQRFGKIANTLGAALAVTRSQIEKLGGWESLAYELAEDFQLGHRLAAMGVPVRLSRAVVTLDNDPASLVSSLGQLHRISATYRRCQPAGFAGSIVLHSVTWSLFLAVFHPFGWIGFLLASLSRIIVCQQRARALGWPISYGRWLLIPISSLLETVFWIAAWLPLPVHWAGRRFK, encoded by the coding sequence ATGAACTGGGTTTGGCTCGTCCTCATCGGAGTTGGATACGACTGGATGACCTTGATGTGGCTGAAACGCTGGCTCGTTCCGCTGAAAGGAGGCGCGCCGTCGGTGCCGGTGACCATTTTCCGTCCGCTGAAACGGGGCGTGCCGGAGATTGGAATGAAACTCCGCTCTTTTTTGCAAGCCGTGCAGCCGGATGACCAGATTCTCATCGCCGTTTACGAAGACGACATTCTCACGAAAAACGAAGCCCGCGCCGCGCTTGCCGACTTTCCGCTGCTCGACGTGCAAATCATTTCCTGCCGCAGCGACGCCGCCCTGAATCCGAAGATCAACAAGCTCCTCCAGCTCGCTCCCCTCGCCCGCTGCGATCATTGGATCGTCCTCGACAGTGAATTTTTGGACGCGGCGACGTTCCTCCCGCAGTTCCGATTTGAATGGAACTCGCTTCAGTTTCCGGTGCTGAGCGCGCCGTATCGTTTTCGGAAACTGACGTTGAGCACGGCGCCAGTGCTCCACACGTTGCTGCCGGGGCTGGCCGTTCTCCAGCGTTTTGGAAAAATCGCCAATACGCTCGGGGCCGCGCTGGCTGTGACTCGCTCGCAAATCGAAAAACTCGGCGGCTGGGAATCACTCGCCTACGAACTCGCCGAAGACTTTCAACTCGGCCATCGGCTCGCCGCCATGGGAGTTCCAGTGCGCTTGTCGCGGGCCGTCGTCACGCTCGACAACGACCCAGCTTCACTCGTCTCCAGCCTAGGCCAGTTGCATCGGATCAGCGCCACGTATCGCCGCTGCCAGCCGGCTGGATTCGCCGGGTCCATCGTGCTGCATTCCGTCACCTGGAGCTTGTTTCTGGCCGTTTTCCATCCGTTCGGCTGGATAGGATTCCTACTCGCCTCACTTTCCCGAATCATTGTTTGCCAACAACGCGCCCGCGCATTGGGCTGGCCTATTTCCTACGGACGATGGCTGCTGATTCCAATTTCGAGTTTGTTAGAAACGGTCTTCTGGATCGCCGCCTGGCTGCCGCTGCCCGTGCATTGGGCGGGTCGGCGTTTTAAGTAG
- a CDS encoding NAD-dependent epimerase/dehydratase family protein — MENLFRDQVVVVTGARGFIGSHVADQLVRAGARVRGITRSLDAPRGNARELQWYAGDVTRPETLEVPFRDARYVFHVAGDYRFWARNPQDIYASNVAGTENVLQIASRVGAEKIVVTSTQGVLQPGTLENPGDETRLVSAHHGPYKSSKLAAWKVVQRHLLRGAPIVSVLPGAPIGENDLRPTPTGAVIVQFLRGKLPMLARTGLSFVDVADVAQGHLLAMQQGKIGEDYLLAGRNLWLGEFLQLLAPWSRHPVPTRYAPHWLSRMAAAGCEMWHQIRRSDDEPFITRESVRMSERPYFFSSEKAMRELGYQLAPLENAVERAVRDFTQRGLV, encoded by the coding sequence ATGGAAAACCTCTTTCGCGATCAAGTCGTCGTCGTCACTGGCGCGCGCGGATTCATCGGCAGCCATGTCGCGGATCAGCTCGTTCGCGCTGGCGCTCGCGTTCGTGGAATCACCCGTTCGCTGGATGCGCCGAGGGGAAACGCGCGGGAGTTGCAGTGGTATGCGGGCGACGTCACCCGGCCGGAAACGCTCGAGGTGCCATTTCGCGATGCACGCTACGTTTTTCACGTCGCGGGCGACTACCGGTTCTGGGCCCGCAATCCGCAGGACATCTACGCCAGCAACGTCGCTGGAACGGAGAACGTCCTGCAAATTGCATCGCGAGTCGGCGCGGAAAAAATCGTCGTCACCAGCACCCAAGGCGTGCTCCAGCCCGGCACTCTGGAAAATCCAGGCGACGAAACCCGGCTCGTTTCCGCGCATCACGGCCCCTACAAATCGTCCAAGCTCGCGGCCTGGAAAGTCGTCCAGCGGCATCTCCTGCGCGGCGCGCCGATCGTTTCCGTGTTGCCTGGCGCGCCGATCGGCGAGAACGATTTGCGCCCGACTCCGACCGGCGCGGTGATCGTGCAATTTTTGCGCGGCAAACTCCCGATGCTGGCGAGAACTGGGTTGTCCTTCGTCGATGTGGCCGATGTGGCGCAGGGACATTTGCTGGCCATGCAGCAGGGGAAAATCGGCGAGGATTACCTGCTCGCCGGACGCAATCTCTGGCTCGGCGAGTTTCTGCAACTCCTCGCGCCGTGGTCGCGGCATCCGGTTCCGACCCGTTATGCGCCGCATTGGCTGAGCCGGATGGCCGCCGCTGGTTGCGAAATGTGGCATCAAATCCGGCGCAGCGACGACGAGCCCTTCATCACCCGGGAAAGCGTCCGCATGTCGGAGCGCCCCTATTTTTTCTCCTCGGAAAAAGCGATGCGCGAGCTCGGCTACCAGCTTGCGCCGTTGGAAAACGCGGTCGAGCGCGCCGTCCGCGATTTCACCCAGCGCGGCTTGGTATGA
- a CDS encoding ChbG/HpnK family deacetylase, giving the protein MTRLLITGDDFGSSHAVNEAVEAQYQAGRLSQASLMIHGREVAEAKRIAQRHPGLCVGLHLTLCAGSRVGRTGLTDAQGNFEPSPAVAGVRYQWNSRLRRAIRAEIEEQFGQFLAEGFPPVYWDGHTHLHLHPVVFGETLPVAKAHGFGAVRLVQTENAGFLGWIFNRLSQSARRQLGGIQHAERTFGLRETGCVDDASFIQMQQRAAAAGLAEIYYHPGVDGPARAELDSALRLTNWQAELASVDGIGESR; this is encoded by the coding sequence ATGACACGTTTGCTCATCACCGGCGACGATTTTGGATCGAGTCACGCAGTCAATGAGGCCGTCGAGGCGCAGTATCAGGCGGGTCGGCTGAGTCAGGCAAGTCTCATGATTCACGGTCGCGAAGTCGCCGAGGCGAAACGCATCGCGCAGCGACATCCGGGGCTCTGCGTCGGGCTTCATCTCACTCTCTGCGCCGGGTCACGCGTCGGTCGCACGGGGCTGACCGATGCCCAGGGAAACTTCGAGCCGAGCCCGGCTGTGGCGGGAGTCAGATATCAATGGAACTCGCGTCTGCGCCGAGCGATTCGCGCCGAGATCGAGGAGCAGTTTGGGCAGTTTCTAGCAGAGGGTTTTCCACCGGTTTATTGGGACGGCCACACGCATTTGCATCTGCATCCGGTGGTTTTTGGGGAGACGTTGCCGGTGGCGAAGGCGCACGGTTTTGGCGCGGTACGGCTGGTGCAGACGGAGAACGCGGGTTTTCTCGGATGGATTTTTAATCGCCTCAGCCAGAGCGCCAGGCGGCAGTTAGGTGGCATTCAGCACGCCGAGCGCACCTTCGGTCTCCGCGAAACGGGCTGTGTGGATGATGCGAGTTTCATCCAAATGCAACAGCGCGCCGCCGCTGCCGGGCTGGCCGAGATTTATTATCATCCTGGAGTCGATGGACCAGCGCGGGCGGAGTTGGATTCCGCTCTGCGGCTGACGAACTGGCAGGCGGAACTCGCCAGCGTTGACGGCATCGGCGAATCTCGTTAA
- a CDS encoding YIP1 family protein, which produces MSDIHINRAGQNLGIFTQTEVQTGLDTGRFLGTDLAWRAGMENWKPLGQWADFSLPVNVPPIIAPLPVGAGFVTADGEKNLPSWEQKSEIGFFPAFGSTVKEVLTEPAATFSRMKETGGFATPFFYMLIAAGLGVVLTMGVQLAMQGVLGSFAASQNPQVAQVLAAQGIGMSAMLLVMLILVPIFLFVGSFVGAAIWHVGLMIVGGARKPYEATYRVYCYVLGSTALVNLVPCCGGIAALVWRVVAGAIGLSKVHEISTGKAVAAILLPLVFCCGVCGVGFYFLWQSLASNPEFMNSFNKALHH; this is translated from the coding sequence ATGAGCGACATCCATATTAACCGCGCCGGCCAAAACCTCGGCATTTTTACCCAGACGGAGGTGCAGACCGGCCTCGACACCGGTCGTTTTCTCGGCACCGACCTCGCCTGGCGCGCCGGCATGGAAAACTGGAAGCCGCTCGGCCAATGGGCCGATTTTTCGCTACCGGTAAACGTCCCTCCAATCATCGCACCGCTGCCTGTTGGAGCCGGCTTCGTCACCGCCGACGGAGAAAAAAATCTACCGTCGTGGGAGCAGAAAAGTGAGATCGGATTCTTTCCTGCATTCGGCTCAACAGTGAAGGAAGTCCTCACCGAGCCCGCCGCGACTTTCAGTCGAATGAAGGAGACCGGCGGGTTCGCCACACCGTTCTTTTATATGCTTATTGCAGCCGGGTTGGGAGTGGTCTTGACGATGGGCGTGCAACTCGCCATGCAGGGGGTGCTGGGATCGTTTGCAGCCTCGCAGAACCCGCAGGTCGCCCAAGTCCTTGCCGCGCAAGGCATCGGGATGAGCGCGATGCTCCTCGTCATGCTGATTCTCGTTCCCATTTTCCTGTTTGTCGGCTCCTTCGTTGGTGCCGCGATCTGGCATGTGGGCCTGATGATTGTCGGCGGTGCCCGGAAACCTTATGAGGCGACGTATCGCGTCTATTGTTATGTGCTCGGCTCGACCGCCCTAGTGAATCTGGTGCCGTGCTGCGGAGGCATCGCCGCCCTAGTCTGGCGGGTCGTGGCGGGTGCCATCGGTTTGTCCAAGGTCCACGAGATCAGCACGGGCAAGGCAGTCGCGGCAATTCTCCTGCCGCTCGTCTTTTGCTGCGGCGTTTGCGGCGTGGGCTTCTACTTTTTGTGGCAATCCTTGGCGTCGAACCCAGAGTTTATGAACTCCTTCAACAAGGCGCTGCATCACTGA
- a CDS encoding MBL fold metallo-hydrolase: MFSVTILASSSGGNCALLTTKRRKFLVDAGLSARQIALRLESLGVQLADLDGIFLTHEHIDHVAGLPVLLKKTGLPVYCNSQTGNALRSSVGDFNRWNFFQTGAEFTVDDLTIQTFHIPHDAVDPVGFAFHCGDDCIGFLTDLGYATALAIERVRDAHTLVLESNHCEKMLQDCPKRPWSLKQRILSRHGHLSNAAAANVIHHLLERNLRQLILGHLSRDCNTPEIALTTMRNKLAALGVENVAVHCASAVEVSPRFAMPDRQCADEIQPVRQEQNHRRATDYVAELFREFAASDAA, translated from the coding sequence ATGTTTAGCGTGACGATTCTGGCCAGCAGCAGCGGGGGAAATTGCGCGCTGCTGACGACGAAACGCCGCAAATTCCTCGTCGATGCCGGCCTCAGCGCCCGGCAGATTGCCCTCCGACTCGAATCACTCGGCGTCCAGCTCGCGGACCTCGACGGGATTTTCCTCACGCACGAGCACATCGACCACGTCGCCGGCCTCCCGGTGCTTCTGAAAAAGACCGGACTTCCAGTCTATTGCAACTCGCAAACCGGCAACGCCCTGCGCTCCAGTGTGGGCGATTTCAATCGCTGGAATTTCTTCCAAACCGGCGCCGAATTCACCGTGGACGATCTCACGATCCAGACATTTCACATCCCGCACGACGCGGTCGATCCGGTCGGTTTTGCCTTTCATTGCGGAGACGATTGCATCGGCTTTCTGACCGATCTGGGTTACGCCACCGCGCTGGCCATCGAGCGGGTGCGCGACGCCCACACGCTCGTCTTGGAAAGCAATCACTGCGAAAAAATGCTTCAGGATTGCCCAAAGCGTCCGTGGTCGTTGAAGCAGCGCATTCTTTCCCGCCACGGCCATCTTTCCAATGCGGCTGCGGCCAACGTCATTCACCATTTGCTCGAGCGAAATCTGCGCCAGCTCATTTTGGGTCACCTTAGCCGCGACTGCAACACGCCCGAGATCGCCCTAACCACCATGCGCAACAAGCTAGCCGCGCTCGGCGTCGAGAATGTCGCCGTGCATTGCGCCTCGGCGGTGGAAGTCAGCCCGCGATTTGCCATGCCCGACCGGCAGTGTGCAGACGAGATACAGCCAGTTCGCCAGGAACAAAATCACCGCCGCGCCACGGACTACGTGGCCGAGCTTTTCCGGGAATTTGCCGCATCGGACGCGGCGTAA
- a CDS encoding HNH endonuclease: MQATFDHPVLVLNRLWQAVNICSVKRAFTLLFQRQAQVVFAETGNNFATHDFESWRDVSDRNPEDEMVHTIHFKIRIPRIIVLMMFDRMPKKEVKFTRHNIFERDKNTCQYCGKVFERKDLNLDHVIPRDKGGLTTWENIVCSCIPCNTRKGNRLYYEVNMHLIKKPKRPKWKPFVNLTFSGPQHESWRHFIDLAYWNVELGDS, encoded by the coding sequence ATGCAGGCAACGTTCGACCATCCGGTGCTAGTGCTGAACAGGCTCTGGCAAGCTGTGAATATTTGTAGCGTAAAACGTGCGTTTACGCTGCTTTTTCAACGGCAGGCGCAAGTCGTCTTCGCAGAGACGGGCAACAATTTCGCCACCCATGATTTCGAGAGCTGGCGCGATGTCTCCGACCGCAATCCCGAGGACGAAATGGTCCATACGATCCATTTCAAAATCCGCATCCCGCGGATCATTGTTCTGATGATGTTCGACCGGATGCCGAAGAAAGAGGTGAAATTCACGCGGCACAACATCTTCGAGCGCGACAAAAACACCTGCCAGTATTGCGGCAAGGTTTTCGAGCGCAAGGACCTCAATCTCGACCACGTCATCCCGCGCGACAAAGGCGGCCTGACGACTTGGGAAAACATCGTTTGCTCCTGCATCCCGTGCAACACGCGTAAGGGCAACCGCCTCTATTACGAGGTGAACATGCATCTCATCAAGAAGCCGAAGCGCCCGAAATGGAAGCCGTTCGTCAACCTGACTTTCAGCGGACCTCAGCACGAAAGCTGGCGGCATTTCATCGATCTCGCCTACTGGAACGTGGAGCTGGGCGACTCGTAG